A stretch of Candidatus Baltobacteraceae bacterium DNA encodes these proteins:
- the ccsB gene encoding c-type cytochrome biogenesis protein CcsB, with product MSHTAMPLDEVLMIVALGAYIVGAIALLIYFFSREEWLKHLGMPLAIAGCVAQFAQLVARYDITHIWPLLNLYGSLSLFAAMSVAIFIVFAFRYKMWWAGGFVLALAALFLAYGVTWNEGTMPAVPSLQSYWAKIHVPLVVTSYAAFMVSFVLSCLYLVKYYFERSLGSGGSLRNAATASPGLATAPAADLFAERAAAQGPVVRMDTPNIAAAAARGNAAAAWLNTLPSLAQIDVLIYRVIAVGLPLLTLGIITGAMWAHEAWGAYWQFDPKETAALSSWIIYAIYMHLHTRNSWRGVRSAWVSAIGFLSIMFCYFGVNIWISGLHSYKM from the coding sequence ATGAGTCATACCGCAATGCCGCTCGATGAAGTACTGATGATCGTCGCCCTCGGCGCGTATATCGTCGGCGCGATCGCGCTGTTGATTTATTTTTTCTCGCGCGAGGAATGGCTCAAACACTTGGGCATGCCGCTGGCGATCGCCGGGTGCGTCGCTCAATTCGCGCAGCTCGTTGCACGCTACGACATCACGCACATCTGGCCGCTGCTCAACCTCTACGGCTCGCTCTCGCTCTTCGCAGCGATGTCGGTCGCAATCTTTATCGTTTTCGCCTTCCGCTACAAAATGTGGTGGGCGGGCGGTTTCGTGCTCGCGTTAGCGGCGTTGTTCTTGGCGTACGGCGTTACCTGGAACGAAGGGACGATGCCGGCGGTACCGTCGCTGCAATCGTATTGGGCAAAGATCCACGTGCCGCTCGTGGTTACGTCGTACGCCGCCTTCATGGTGTCGTTCGTACTCTCGTGCCTCTACCTCGTAAAGTATTATTTCGAGCGTTCGCTCGGGTCCGGCGGGTCGCTGCGCAACGCCGCAACGGCAAGCCCCGGACTCGCGACGGCGCCCGCGGCCGACCTGTTCGCGGAGCGTGCCGCGGCCCAGGGGCCCGTCGTGCGCATGGACACTCCCAACATCGCCGCCGCAGCGGCGCGGGGCAACGCGGCGGCCGCTTGGCTAAACACGCTGCCGAGCCTGGCGCAGATCGACGTGTTGATCTACCGAGTCATCGCGGTCGGTCTTCCTTTGCTCACGCTCGGCATCATCACCGGCGCGATGTGGGCGCACGAAGCGTGGGGCGCCTATTGGCAATTCGATCCCAAGGAGACGGCCGCGCTCTCGTCGTGGATCATCTACGCGATCTACATGCATCTGCACACGCGTAACAGCTGGCGCGGCGTGCGCAGCGCGTGGGTCAGCGCGATCGGGTTTCTCTCGATCATGTTCTGTTACTTCGGCGTCAATATTTGGATCAGCGGGCTTCACAGCTACAAGATGTGA
- a CDS encoding Rieske 2Fe-2S domain-containing protein, which produces MANFTLFGGALIGLGLAIPIVGSLIPDVGAGTGSWATLDAQGFKDLQSATDKAVKIDFTLKSKDAYLPEQQIPESVWGIKTDYNKFVKARPDLFGPGGKATLPYKAVNMGFVLFSPICPHLGCRYAYDATANKFACPCHGSQFSNEGKHVAGPAERGLDPLPMREQSGQAEVTWIRYAPTIPSRIVVSYLS; this is translated from the coding sequence ATGGCGAATTTTACGCTGTTCGGGGGCGCCCTCATCGGATTGGGTCTTGCGATTCCGATCGTCGGTTCGCTCATTCCCGACGTCGGCGCCGGCACGGGGAGCTGGGCGACGCTCGACGCGCAGGGATTCAAAGATCTGCAAAGCGCGACCGACAAAGCCGTGAAGATCGACTTCACGCTCAAGAGCAAAGATGCGTATCTGCCCGAGCAGCAGATCCCGGAATCCGTGTGGGGCATCAAAACGGATTACAACAAATTCGTAAAAGCTCGCCCCGACCTGTTCGGGCCCGGCGGAAAAGCCACGCTGCCGTACAAGGCCGTGAACATGGGCTTCGTGCTCTTCAGCCCGATCTGTCCGCATCTGGGCTGCCGCTATGCCTACGATGCGACGGCGAACAAATTCGCGTGTCCGTGCCATGGTTCGCAGTTCTCGAACGAAGGCAAGCACGTCGCGGGCCCGGCGGAGCGCGGCCTGGATCCCTTGCCGATGCGCGAACAGAGCGGCCAGGCCGAAGTAACCTGGATCCGCTACGCCCCGACGATTCCGAGCCGCATCGTCGTTTCGTACCTTAGCTAA